In Mixta intestinalis, the following are encoded in one genomic region:
- a CDS encoding helix-turn-helix domain-containing protein, which translates to MGATQKTQYIQDLIAWIEDNLTEELNIDTIAQKSGYSKWHMQRLFKEMTGQTVAAYARKRRLTKSAMALRLTRLSLIDIALRYGFDTQQNFTRAFRNQFALTPHAYRYASELNTAAFHSRFQPVRDNTLRPELVTLPARVIYGEKEEYQCLYGDFVEDKQQILSNYFSDFIRDNKGSRASAFVTLEFGACAQRKEYHRVSLMRGLEQREGEYSLQAQRDILPAGLWLKLPYQGDPRDFSAFIIEAYYRHLAQPGLSRRPGPDLQTFDLINCTPERLVGHFFMPVSSHLPTTAPLAS; encoded by the coding sequence ATGGGTGCAACGCAAAAAACGCAGTACATTCAGGATCTGATCGCGTGGATTGAAGATAATCTGACGGAAGAGCTGAATATCGATACCATCGCGCAAAAATCAGGTTATTCAAAATGGCATATGCAACGGCTGTTTAAGGAGATGACCGGCCAGACCGTCGCCGCCTATGCCCGTAAACGGCGTCTTACTAAATCCGCTATGGCGCTGCGGCTAACGCGCCTGTCGCTGATTGATATCGCCCTGCGTTACGGATTCGATACGCAGCAAAACTTCACCCGCGCGTTTCGCAATCAGTTTGCCCTGACGCCCCATGCCTATCGTTATGCCAGCGAACTGAACACCGCCGCTTTTCATAGCCGTTTCCAGCCAGTAAGGGATAATACGCTGCGCCCGGAACTGGTTACGCTGCCTGCCAGGGTTATTTATGGCGAGAAAGAAGAATATCAGTGTTTATATGGCGATTTTGTCGAAGATAAACAACAGATTCTGAGCAACTATTTCAGTGATTTTATTCGGGATAATAAGGGAAGCCGTGCGTCAGCTTTTGTCACCCTGGAATTTGGTGCCTGTGCGCAGCGCAAAGAATATCACCGGGTTTCATTAATGCGTGGGCTGGAGCAGCGGGAAGGAGAATATTCCTTACAGGCGCAGCGTGATATTTTACCTGCCGGGCTCTGGTTAAAACTCCCTTATCAGGGCGATCCGCGGGATTTTAGCGCTTTTATTATTGAAGCCTATTATCGTCATCTGGCGCAGCCGGGTTTATCACGGCGTCCCGGTCCCGATCTGCAAACGTTCGATCTCATCAACTGTACACCGGAACGGCTGGTAGGGCATTTTTTCATGCCGGTTAGCAGCCATTTGCCCACTACGGCTCCGCTGGCTTCCTGA